The window TCCGGAGAGCGCCGACGACCTGGGCCGGCTCGACGCAGACGCGATCGAGAGCGTGCGGGAAGAAGCCTGGCCACGTCCGCGCCATGCGGACGAGATGCACGAAGCGCTCAACGCCCTGGCCGTGCTCACGGATGAAGAGGTCGCGCGCGATGCCGCGTGGGAACCCTGGCTCGCGGCCCTGGCGGATGCGGGCCGCGCGGCGCGCATCGTGCCGCCGGGCACGGGCGGGGGCCTGTGGGTGGCGGCCGAACGCCTGTCGCTGGCGCGCGTGGTCTACCCTTGCGCCCCGCTGCAACCCGCGATCGAGCCGCCGGCTGGGTACGCGCGCGGCCCTTCGACGCGCGACGAAGCATTGCGCGAGCTGCTGCAGTCGCGCTTGGGCGGACTCGGGCCGATGCCCACCCGCTTGTTGGCGCGACAGCTTCAGCTGCCGGAAACCGAAGTGGAGGCGGCGGCGCTCGGCCTGCAGGGTGAAGGCCTCCTGTTGCAGGGGCGTTTCACACCGGGCGCCTCGGAGCCCGAATGGTGCGAACGCCATCTGTTGGCCCGCATCCACCGCTACACCCTCAAGCGATTGAGGCGCGAGATCGAGCCGGTCGAGCCGCGCGACTTCGCGCGATTCCTGTTCGAGTGGCAGCATGTGAGCGCCGCGTCCAGAGTCAGCGGCCCGGAGGCGCTGTCCGGCGTGCTGACCCTGCTGGAAGGCTACGAGGCACCGGCCGCGCTGTGGGAAGCCGAACTGCTGCCGGCCCGCGTCAATGACTATGCGAGCGCGTGGCTCGACGATCTTTGTACTGCCGGGCGTGTGATGTGGACGCGCCTGCGCCCCAGCACGCCCGAGAACCGGACCGGCCGCGCCGGCAGCTCCTTGCGCAGCACGCCAATCGTGCTGCTGCCGCGCCGCAGCGCTGCAATGTGGACTCAGCTCGCATCTGTGCCTCTCGACGACGCTGCGCTAGGGTCGCGCGCGCAACGCGTGGCGGCTTGGCTCGGCGAGCGCGGCGCCTCCTTCTTCGACGAGATCGCGGACGGCGTCCGCCTGCTTGGGACCGAGCTCGAGGACGCACTGTCCGAGTTGGTCTCGCGCGGCTTCGTGCGCTGCGACAGCTATGCAGGCCTGCGGGCGCTGCTGGTGCCTGCCTCGAAGCGCTCGGCTTCCCATTCGTCCTCTCGGCGCCGTCGCGGCGCCTTGTTCGGGATCGAGGACGCGGGACGCTGGTCGCTGGCGCGGCCTGCAGGAATCGATCACGCGGCTCCCGATGCCATCGAGCAGGTCTCGCGCGTGCTGCTGCGCCGCTATGGCGTGATGTGCTGGCACCTGATCGAGCGCGAGGCGGCATGGCTTCCGCCCTGGCGCGAGCTGGTGCGTACCTACCGGCAGTTGGAGGCCCGCGGCGAGATCCGCGGAGGTCGCTTCATCGCCGGGCTGTCGGGCGAACAGTTTGCGCTCCCGGAGGCGATCGGGTTGATGCGCAACGTGCGCCGGCAACCACCGGATGCGGAGCTGATCTGCCTTTCGGCAGCCGATCCCGCAAATTTGTTGGGAAGCGTCCTGCCGGGTAACCGGGCGCCGCGCGTGCCGGGCTCGCGCGTGCTCTACCGCGGCGGCATTCCGATAGCGACCAGCATTGCGGGCGAGATCCAGGTTCTGGTGCCGCTCGACGCGGCATCAGAGAAGGAGGCGCGCCAGGTGCTGACCCTTCATCCCGCATTCCGCTCCACATCGGTGACCCGGTCGACGACGGTGGAGGGATGAATCGGGCCTCCTCCGTGGGTCACGCGCATTCTCCGGCTCGAGGGGTCACGGCCCTAGGGCAGAGACAAAAACACGCGGCGTGTTCCTACAACCAGTGCATCAGTGCGCGCCGATGCTCCACCTTCTCGGGCAGTTATGGAGGAATCTTGATGGCAAGCGAACCGGCATGTTCGACCGATGCATGCTGCAGTTTGCGCGTGCTTGTGGTCGAAGACGACCCCGAGGTTCTGGAAGCGTCTCTTGAAGCACTCGAACTTCTCGGCCACTGGGCGACGGGCGTACGCAGTGCAGAGGGCGCGATCGATCGCTTCCTCGAAGGCGCCTTCGACGTGCTGATGGCCGATGTCGGACTGCCCGGACTTTCCGGCCTGGAGTTGGCAGACAAGCTGCAGAGCCGCTGCGGATTGCCAATCATTTTTGCGACGGCCAGCAAACCTCCCGAGAGGACGCTCCCTGGCACTCTCTGGCTGTGCAAGCCGTTCAGCATCGAGCAACTCGGCGAGGCCCTGCGACAAGCCGCCCGCCTTCGGCCCGCCCCCGTGCCGCCCTCAATGCTCCCATCGACTGCCGCCCCCTCCTCTGGCGCACTGCTGGCCCGCTGAGCAGACGTGCTCTCATGGGCGCCCACGCGCCGATCTCACCCCCGATGGCAGCTTGCATAGACCAGTGCCAGATAGTCGGCGTGCTTGCGAAGACTTTCGAGCTGCTGCAGCGTGCTGCCTTGAATCGTATCCTTCGGGTCGAGACGAAGATCGCCATCGGGCATGAGGATGAAGTGGGTCTTTGCGGCGGCGCTTCCGCCCGGATCATGCGCGCTGACATAGCCGCAGGCTGTCCCCGTCTTCTTGTTGTAGAACACACCTGAGAGGCTTGCCACTTCAGGCAGCCTGCTCTTGACGCGGGACTCCACCTGAAGCACCGGCCAGTAGAACCACCACGCGCCGACACAGCCCGCAAAGATCGCAATGGTGGCAAGCAGACAAACGAAGACTCTCATGACGTGTCCTTGTCAGGTTGCACGAACTGCATTGCAAACCGGCCCAGGGGAGTCAGTTCTGTCACGGTGGCCGTCCCCTCGCGGCCAGCTGCCGCCGAAAACGAAGCCTTGACCCAGCCGCCGTCCTTGAGGATCCGCAACGCCTCGATGTCCTGCATTGAAGTGAAGACCATCGGGAGCGGTCCTTTCGCCACGAGCTGGAGCACCCTATAGGAGGACAAGAGTGCCCCCCAAGGTTCGCCAAGAGGGCGGATGAGGATTCGTCTCTGCACGCGAAGGCATGTAGCGAATTGTAATTACGTGTAGTACTTACAGGCTACTTATCGTGTGCGACTTTTCACGAAAGTCGCGGATGGTCACCTCAAAGAGCAGGGCAGATGGAGTGCGGCCGGCGACGATCCGATTGTTTCCGTCAGCAAAACACCGTGGTTCCCGATTGCTAGGGTTATTACCTAGTTTTCGGTGCAAACTTCATCGCACGGAGCAGCCATCGCTGTTCTGAGTGAACAGGGCACCGAGCGAGGTGGCCGTCCTGCTTTGGACGCCGACCCCACCCAAGACCGGTTCGAAATCAAATCCCATATCAAGGACCTGAAATGAAGACCTCGAAGATCATTACCGCAGCCGCTCTCTCCCTCCTCGCCGCAGCTGGCGCCCAAGCGGAAACCTACGAAGGCGTGCACGCGCCGGTGTCAGCCAACAGCCGCGCCGAAGTCCGGTCCCAGGCCATCGTTGCCGCGCGCAGCGAGAATCCCTACGCCGAAGGGGTCTCGTCGCGCGTCGCCCCCGCGCTGACTGCCTCTGTCGACCGTGCCACCGTGCGCAACGACGCGGTAGCCGCAGCACGCAGCGCGAACCCTTACGCCGAGGGCTATGGACAAGGCGTTACGCAGGTGCTCGCCAGCACGGTTGACCGCGCTGCGGTGCGCGCCGAAGCCCGCGCCGCCGCTCGCGGTCAGCAACTCGCGCTGTAAGCGCAACGCTCCCTCTCGGAAGCCCAGGGGCCTGCGAAATGCATGGCCCCGTTTCTTTTTGGGGGCTGCAGCGAAGCGCGCCTGCGTGGACAATGGCCATGCTTTAAGGCCTGGAGCGCGGCACAATCTCGTTCAGCATGACGCAGCAACTGCCCCACCCTGACGACCTGAGCGATGCGGAACTCGCTGAACAGGCCCACGCTTGGCGGCGCCTGGCACTTCGCGGCGACCGCACCGCACGAGCGCCCGCGCACGCTTACGAGACCGCACTGCGAGAGCGCGTGCGCGCCTCCATGGCCGCAGAACTGATTGCCAACGCCTCCGCCGCCGCACCGGAACCGAAGCGCCCATGGTGGCGTCGCTTGTGGCCCCTGTCGGCGGACGAGCGCGTCACCTCCTGATCGAGCCCGAGGCGCATCGCCTGCCGGCGTGCCCCGCGGCCTGTCGCGTGCATCGGCGCAGACCGTTGTTGCCGAACAACTTTTGCACGGCTGCAAGGTCTGTTTCCCAAAGAGCTTTTCCTACATCATGCGGATGCGGCGAAGACTAAGCTGATCTTCGTTAAAACCAACGTGATTGAGGAGGCACCATGAAGCACTTCGTCCTCGACTCTCACATGTGCGCAGCCTTCGGGGGCGCGTTCTACCCGACGGGACATTCGATCGTGATGTTCCCAAAGGCCGAAGACGCCAGCCGCGTCGGGCACCAGTTGATCGACCGCGGCTTCAGCGGCGACGAGGTCTACCTGATTCCACCCCAGACGATGCTCTCCCAGATCTCGCCCACGGTCGGGGACGACGCTGATTCGCCTCTGCCCTCGGCCGGCACCGACGGCGCGACTGTAAGGATGTACACCAAGCTCGCCCGCGACGGCCACACGGGCCTGCTGGTCAAGACCGAGAACCGGGCCGCGGCCGAACGCCTGATGGAAGTGGTCCGCAGCGTGCCCTACTCGGTGGCCGAGCGCTACTGCCGGCTGGTGATCGAAGACCTCTGAGCCAGCCTGCCGACCAGGCGGGCGTCACCGGTTGAGGACGGCACGTGCCATGGATTGCGCGAGTTCATGCTCGCCCAGGAAGACGCTCGTTTCGGCCTCCTCGGTCAGCAGACGCGCCTCATCCTCGTTGTGGCTGCGGATCACCGTCTGGATCGCAGGATTGAGCGCGCGCGAGGTCCCGATCATCTGCCTGACGTTGATGGCATCGGCCGTCGCCACGACCAGCACACGCGCTCGTGCAATATGCGCCTGGATCAGCACTGCGGCGTCGGCGGCGTCGCCCCACACTGCCGCCCTGCCTTCGGCACGCAGCTTCTCGACCAGCTCGCGGTTCTGCTCCACCACGACAAAAGGAAGATCGTGGGCCGCGAGTTCCGCCGCGATGCGCCGCCCGACGCGGCCGTAGCCCACCAGTACCGCCTGGCGCGACAGGTACTTCGCGTCGGTGCTCATCGGCAGCTCGGCCAACGGATCGTCGCGCTCGGCGAGCCCCCGCGCGAGGCGCGAACGCGCGTGCAGCCACTTCTGCAGCGGCCCGATCAGGCCGAACCACAACGGATTGGTGGCGATCGAAATCAGCGCCCCGGCCAGCAGCAGGCTTTGGCCCTCCTGCGGAAGCAAGCCCAGCGAGACCCCCAGCGCTGCCAGGATGAAGGAGAATTCGCCGATCTGCGCCAGGCTCGCGCTCACCGTCAGCGCCGTGCCCAGCGGGTAGCGAAGCAGCAGCACTAGGGCGCAGGCGGCGACCGACTTGCCCACCACGATCACCAGCACCACGGCCAGCACCTGCAGCGGACGCTCGATGAGCACCGAGGGGTCGAACAGCATCCCGACAGAGACAAAGAACAGCACCGCGAAGGCATCGCGCAGCGGCAGCGATTCCTGCGCCGCGCGATGGCTGAACTCCGACTCCCGCATCACCATGCCGGCGAAGAAAGCGCCCAGCGCAAACGACACGCCGAAGAGTGCCGCAGAGGCGAAGGCGATGCTCACCGCCGCAGCCACCACGCACAGCGTGAACAGTTCGCGCGAGCCGGTGCGCGTGATCTGCCACAGCAACCAGGGGAAGACCCGCCTGCCGACCACCAGCATCAGGAATATGAAGCCGCCGACCTGCAGCAACGTGAGTCCCAGCGTCTGCCAAAGAGGCGCCGCGCCCGCACCCGTGGCGCCGCTGCCCAGCGCCGCACCCAGTGGTGGAAGCAGCACGAGCACCAACACCATCGCGAGGTCTTCCACGACCAGCCAGCCCACGGCGATGCGGCCGGTGAAGGAATCGAGCAGCCCCAGGCTTTCCAGGGCCCGCAGCAGGACCACCGTGCTCGCCACTGACAGCGCCAGCCCGAAGACCAGCGCTCCGCCCAGGCTCCAGCCCCACCAGCTCGCGAGCGCACCGCCCAGCAGCGTCGCCACAGCCATCTGCACCAGCGCGCCCGGCAGTGCGATCTTGCGCACCGCAAGCAGGTCATCGAGCGAAAAATGCAGGCCGACGCCGAACATCAGCAGCATCACCCCGATCTCGGCGAGCTGCGCGGCGATGCCCGCATCGGCCACGAAGCCCGGTGTGAAGGGCCCAAGGATCACGCCCGCGATCAGATAACCCACGAGCGCCGGCAGGCGCAGCCGCGCCGCCAGGAAGCCGAGGATCAGGGCCAATCCAAGACCGGCCGCGAGGGTGTTGATGAGGGAAACGCTGTGGGGCATCGACTTGCATTGTGCAAGAGCGATGCCCTCACCCCCTCAATGCCCTGCCATGTTCGCGGTGCGCGCGTTGACCAGCTCCTCGGGTTCCTGGGCCTCTACCCAGGTCTCGTTGTTCAGGCCGGCCTGCAGCCGCGCCTCGTCCAGCTCGCCGGTCCATTTGGCGACCACGATCGTCGCAACGCCGTTGCCGATCAGGTTGGTGAGCGCGCGGGCCTCCGACATGAAGCGATCGATTCCCAGGATCAGTGCGAGACCGGCCACCGGCACATGCCCGACGGCCGACAGCGTGGCCGCGAGCACGATGAAACCGCTGCCCGTAATTCCGGCAGCGCCCTTGGAAGTCAACAGCAGGACCGCCAGCAATGTGATCTCCTGCATCAGGGTCATCGGCGTGTTGGTCGCCTGCGCGATGAACACCGCCGCCATCGTCAGGTAGATCGAGGTGCCGTCGAGGTTGAACGAATAGCCGGTGGGGATGACCAGGCCGACGCAGGTCTTCCGGGCGCCCAGGTTCTCCATCTTCTCCATCATGCGCGGCAGCACCGATTCGGACGAGGAAGTGCCCAGCACGATCAGCAGCTCTTCCTTGATGTACTTGACGAACTTCCAGATGCTGAAGCCATGAAAGCGTGCGATCAGCCCCAGCACCACGAAGATGAAAAGCAGACAGGTCAGATAGAAGGTGCCCATCAGCTTGCCCAGCGAGAACAGTGTGCCGACGCCATACTTTCCGATCGTGAAAGCCATGGCACCGAAGGCACCGATCGGCGCCAGCTTCATGATGTAGCCCACGATCGTGAAGAGCACATGCGAGCCCTTCTCTATTACATCGAACACCAGAGTGCCGCGGCCGCCGAACCTGTGCAGCGCAAAACCGAAAAGGATCGCGATCAGCAGCACCTGCAGGATCTCGCCCTTGGCGAAGGCATCGACCACCGTGCTCGGGATGACGTTGAGCAGGAAATCGACCGTGCCCTGCATCTTCCCTGGCCCCGTATAGGCAGCGATGGCCTTGGTGTCGAGCGTCGCGGGGTCCACGTTCATGCCGGCGCCGGGTTTGAGCACATTGACCAGCACCAGCCCGACCAGCAGCGCAATGCTGCTCACGACCTCGAAGTACAGCAGGGCGAGCCCGCCTGTCTTGCCGACCTTCTTCATGTCCTCCATGCCGGCGATACCGATCACCACCGTGCAGAAGATGATGGGCGCGATGATCATCTTGATCAGCTTGATGAAGCCGTCGCCCAGCGGCTTCATCGACTCACCGACCGATGGGTAGAAGTGCCCGAGGAGCACGCCGATGACGACTGCGGTGATCACCTGGGCATAGAGCGACCGGTAGATCGGAAGCTTGGTCCTCGGTGCGGGCACGGCGGCGGGAGCGGGATCTGTCGCGATGGCCATGGAAATCTCCTGTTTACGTGTTGTGCGGGAGAAAAAAGGCTCTGGCCTCCACTGTAGTCCGCCCCAACAAAAAAAGACCCGCCGAGGCGAGTCTTTTCGGGGAGGGCGTCAGGGCGCGTCTCAGTGCATGTGCAGGCCACCGTTGACCGAAAAGTCAGCCCCGGTGGAATAGCCGCCCTCGTCGGTCGCAAGCCACGCGATGATGGAGGCGATCTCGCTCGGCTCGCCGAGCCGCTTGACCGGAATGGTGGCCACGATCTTGTCGAGCACCTCCTGGCGGATGGCGCGGACCATGTCGGTACCGATGTAGCCCGGGCTCACGGTGTTCACCGTCACGCCCTTGGCGGCCAGTTCCTGCGCCAGCGCCATCGTGAAGCCGTGCATGCCCGCCTTGGCAGCCGAGTAGTTGGTCTGGCCCGCCTGGCCTTTGGCGCCGTTGACTGAACTGATGTTGATGATGCGGCCCCAGCCCTTCTCGACCATGTCGCCCACCACCTGCTTGGTGACGTTGAACATGCTGTTGAGGTTGGTCTCGATCACCGCGCTCCAGTCCTCGGGCGTCATCTTCAGGAACATGCGGTCACGCGTGATGCCGGCGTTGTTGACCAGCACGTCGATGCTGCCATGCTCGGCCTTGGCCTTGGTGA is drawn from Variovorax sp. PBS-H4 and contains these coding sequences:
- a CDS encoding response regulator, giving the protein MASEPACSTDACCSLRVLVVEDDPEVLEASLEALELLGHWATGVRSAEGAIDRFLEGAFDVLMADVGLPGLSGLELADKLQSRCGLPIIFATASKPPERTLPGTLWLCKPFSIEQLGEALRQAARLRPAPVPPSMLPSTAAPSSGALLAR
- the phbB gene encoding acetoacetyl-CoA reductase, whose amino-acid sequence is MSKKVAYVTGGMGGIGTAICQRLYKDGFNVIAGCGPTRDHAKWLAEQKALGFDFHASVGNVGDWQSTVEAFTKAKAEHGSIDVLVNNAGITRDRMFLKMTPEDWSAVIETNLNSMFNVTKQVVGDMVEKGWGRIINISSVNGAKGQAGQTNYSAAKAGMHGFTMALAQELAAKGVTVNTVSPGYIGTDMVRAIRQEVLDKIVATIPVKRLGEPSEIASIIAWLATDEGGYSTGADFSVNGGLHMH
- the ybaL gene encoding YbaL family putative K(+) efflux transporter — translated: MPHSVSLINTLAAGLGLALILGFLAARLRLPALVGYLIAGVILGPFTPGFVADAGIAAQLAEIGVMLLMFGVGLHFSLDDLLAVRKIALPGALVQMAVATLLGGALASWWGWSLGGALVFGLALSVASTVVLLRALESLGLLDSFTGRIAVGWLVVEDLAMVLVLVLLPPLGAALGSGATGAGAAPLWQTLGLTLLQVGGFIFLMLVVGRRVFPWLLWQITRTGSRELFTLCVVAAAVSIAFASAALFGVSFALGAFFAGMVMRESEFSHRAAQESLPLRDAFAVLFFVSVGMLFDPSVLIERPLQVLAVVLVIVVGKSVAACALVLLLRYPLGTALTVSASLAQIGEFSFILAALGVSLGLLPQEGQSLLLAGALISIATNPLWFGLIGPLQKWLHARSRLARGLAERDDPLAELPMSTDAKYLSRQAVLVGYGRVGRRIAAELAAHDLPFVVVEQNRELVEKLRAEGRAAVWGDAADAAVLIQAHIARARVLVVATADAINVRQMIGTSRALNPAIQTVIRSHNEDEARLLTEEAETSVFLGEHELAQSMARAVLNR
- a CDS encoding helicase SNF2 — encoded protein: MKTSKIITAAALSLLAAAGAQAETYEGVHAPVSANSRAEVRSQAIVAARSENPYAEGVSSRVAPALTASVDRATVRNDAVAAARSANPYAEGYGQGVTQVLASTVDRAAVRAEARAAARGQQLAL
- a CDS encoding dicarboxylate/amino acid:cation symporter encodes the protein MAIATDPAPAAVPAPRTKLPIYRSLYAQVITAVVIGVLLGHFYPSVGESMKPLGDGFIKLIKMIIAPIIFCTVVIGIAGMEDMKKVGKTGGLALLYFEVVSSIALLVGLVLVNVLKPGAGMNVDPATLDTKAIAAYTGPGKMQGTVDFLLNVIPSTVVDAFAKGEILQVLLIAILFGFALHRFGGRGTLVFDVIEKGSHVLFTIVGYIMKLAPIGAFGAMAFTIGKYGVGTLFSLGKLMGTFYLTCLLFIFVVLGLIARFHGFSIWKFVKYIKEELLIVLGTSSSESVLPRMMEKMENLGARKTCVGLVIPTGYSFNLDGTSIYLTMAAVFIAQATNTPMTLMQEITLLAVLLLTSKGAAGITGSGFIVLAATLSAVGHVPVAGLALILGIDRFMSEARALTNLIGNGVATIVVAKWTGELDEARLQAGLNNETWVEAQEPEELVNARTANMAGH